Proteins from a genomic interval of Nematostella vectensis chromosome 12, jaNemVect1.1, whole genome shotgun sequence:
- the LOC5520136 gene encoding G patch domain and ankyrin repeat-containing protein 1, which produces MGSSILDKRGYVNFIRAKNHTRFADGCKERTSGGDEKSGQLAGKEARSFYESLITVSSSLEQSPHKSETSAHKQTERSKEAQDNTRSRTHKFTPKNKLKRLSGIKTERQKTERHKYHKKPDRDKHLDNRLQNQFLRLAQDGNLVELRRLLKNDVVDINCCDQFGWNALMCAAHMGQHRVVKYLLKKGVCWKNVFNSKGQTAMDLASLAGHSHITQLFQTHEKGFAKKPSGTDMPSGKKYWCTVCQGEFTDDEKKHKSSTTHQFNCQHKPQRVHYYISEDNPGYRLMVKSGWDEEKGLGPEGSGRQYPVKTVLKQDRLGLGNEDLTKKARVTHFGPCDAASVKRKRVTKPTEKQITKKERLCKDRKDKMWERDMRIYMNTD; this is translated from the exons ATGGGCTCCAGTATATTAGATAAACGAGGATATGTGAATTTCATCCGAGCAAAGAACCATACTAGATTTGCTGATGGATGCAAAGAAAGAACATCTGGAGGGGACGAAAAAAGCGGTCAGTTGGCCGGAAAAGAGGCAAGGTCGTTCTATGAGAGTTTGATCACTGTTTCTAGTTCACTAGAGCAATCGCCTCATAAATCAGAAACTTCTGCACACAAACAAACGGAGCGAAGCAAAGAAGCCCAAGACAACACAAGAAGCAGGACACATAAGTTTACtcctaaaaataaactaaaaagacTGAGCGGCATAAAGACGGAACGACAGAAAACAGAACGGCATAAATACCACAAGAAACCGGATAGGGATAAACATTTAGACAACAGACTACAAAACCAGTTTCTTCGTCTCGCACAAGATGGTAATTTAGTAGAGCTAAGAAGACTACTAAaaaatgatgttgttgatattAATTGTTGTGATCAGTTTGGATGGAATGCTTTGATGTGCGCAGCCCATATGGGGCAACATAGGGTAGTAAAGTATTTACTCAAGAAAGGTGTGTGTTGGAAAAATGTATTCAACTCTAAAGGCCAAACAGCAATGGACTTAGCAAGCCTTGCTGGACACTCTCATATCACACAACTATTCCAAACCCACGAAAAAGGGTTTGCAAAAAAGCCCAGTGGAACTGATATGCCTTCTGGTAAGAAATATTGGTGCACAGTCTGCCAGGGGGAGTTTACAGATGACGAGAAAAAACACAAGAGCTCCACCACTCATCAGTTTAACTGCCAACACAAGCCACAAAGAGTACACTATTATATTTCTGAGGACAACCCTGGGTACAGGCTAATGGTGAAGTCTGGGTGGGATGAAGAAAAAG GTCTGGGTCCTGAGGGAAGTGGCAGACAGTATCCTGTGAAGACTGTGTTGAAGCAAGATAGACTAGGTCTAGGGAACGAAGACCTTACCAAGAAAGCTCGTGTGACTCATTTTGGACCATGTGATGCAGCTTCTGTCAAAAGAAAACGTGtgacaaaaccaacagagaaaCAAATAACCAAAAAAGAGAGACTCTGTAAAGATAGAAAAGACAAAATGTGGGAGCGAGACATGAGGATATATATGAATACAGATTGA
- the LOC5520134 gene encoding substance-K receptor, translating to MSHTMTTPIPTLSSPTSDDPTEEETRALNVLFSILALVNLTGNSLVAWIILRHRQMTSSLNGYLLINLAVSDVMVALFMTPQYVFRFTFTHPGGRAGDWLCKMITGGNFIWVGGAASAFTLVAIAMERYHAIVNPCHHQLTRKRLALTIAGSWIYAILFNLPLFFVIGYEKHGDDFRCPEKWTNKPLAELYTVGAFFIFGAIPIGIMLIVYPMIIRVLWQPNILPTQRPIIEKRQKAVRMMLVVTVLYFVCWLPNLVLYMMSQFHSDVYNYFHIPYVISIILVGLNSTMNPFVYSLHSSRFKEEFRRWFASSNTGKRLLVKDNKECNYGYERFDRQ from the exons ATGAGCCACACCATGACCACGCCCATTCCCACGTTGTCATCACCAACATCTGATGACCCTACGGAAGAGGAAACGCGTGCACTCAACGTACTGTTCTCCATCCTCGCCCTTGTTAACCTGACCGGAAACTCTCTGGTCGCCTGGATCATCCTCAGACATCgtcagatgacgtcatcacttaaCGGCTATCTGCTTATCAACCTGGCCGTCTCTGACGTCATGGTCGCGTTATTCATGACTCCGCAGTACGTCTTCCGGTTTACCTTCACTCACCCTGGGGGGAGGGCTGGGGACTGGCTTTGTAAGATGATCACTGGCGGAAATTTTATCTGGGTTG GAGGAGCGGCATCAGCCTTCACACTCGTTGCCATAGCAATGGAAAGATATCACGCAATAGTAAACCCCTGTCACCACCAGCTCACCAGGAAACGGCTGGCGCTTACCATAGCGGGCTCGTGGATCTACGCGATTCTCTTCAACCTTCCCCTTTTTTTCGTCATTGGCTACGAAAAACATGGCGACGACTTCCGCTGTCCAGAAAAATGGACCAATAAACCATTAGCAGAACTCTACACCGTGGGCGCGTTTTTCATCTTCGGGGCTATTCCTATTGGGATAATGTTAATTGTCTACCCAATGATCATACGGGTGCTATGGCAACCGAATATTCTGCCAACGCAGCGTCCAATCATCGAGAAGCGTCAGAAAGCCGTGCGTATGATGCTTGTTGTCACCGTGCTGTACTTCGTCTGCTGGTTACCAAATTTGGTGCTGTATATGATGTCACAGTTTCATTCGGATGTATACAATTATTTCCATATCCCGTATGTTATTAGTATTATCCTAGTTGGGCTCAACTCTACCATGAACCCGTTCGTCTACAGTCTTCACAGTTCGAGATTCAAGGAGGAGTTCAGGCGGTGGTTTGCGAGTTCGAATACTGGGAAGAGGCTGTTGGTCAAGGACAACAAAGAGTGTAACTATGGTTACGAGAGGTTTGATCGACAGTAA
- the LOC5520138 gene encoding ras-related protein Rab-26 isoform X1 encodes MSDSYLQNGPTKRQTGEVFDVACKVMLLGDSGVGKTCLLVRFKDGAFLSGSFISTVGIDYKNKVVEVDGSKVKLQIWDTAGQERFRSITHAYYRDSHALLLLYDVTNHASFENIRAWLAEIYEYARQDVIIMLLANKADLTKQRVVSRDQGEKLAKRSWKQAPRRDLTLIWHLWRSHGISNTERQTAQPLTHNSTSDNMSNRNVKDPDVAHSKSLATNVTK; translated from the exons atgtccGACTCTTACCTACAAAATGGACCGACAAAACGTCAAACCGGCGAAGTCTTCGATGTCGCATGCAAG GTGATGTTGCTCGGGGACTCAGGAGTCGGGAAGACATGTTTGCTGGTTCGGTTCAAGGATGGGGCTTTTCTTTCTGGTTCTTTCATATCGACTGTGGGAATAGATTACAAG AATAAAGTAGTGGAGGTTGATGGCTCAAAAGTAAAATTACAG ATCTGGGATACGGCAGGTCAAGAAAGATTTCGTAGTATCACACATGCATATTATAGAGACTCACATG CACTTCTTCTTTTGTATGATGTCACAAACCATGCTTCATTTGAAAATATCAGG GCCTGGTTAGCTGAGATATATGAATATGCAAGACAGGATGTTATCATAATGTTACTTGCAAATAag GCCGATCTTACAAAACAGAGGGTTGTTTCACGAGACCAAGGAGAAAAACTAGCTAag CGTTCATGGAAACAAGCGCCAAGACGGGACTTAACGTTGATTTGGCATTTATGGCGATCGCACG GGATATCAAACACAGAGAGGCAAACAGCACAACCGCTGACCCACAATTCAACATCGGACAATATGTCGAATCGCAACGTGAAAGACCCGGATGTTGCTCATAGCAAGAGCTTAGCAACAAACGTCACTAAATAA
- the LOC5520138 gene encoding ras-related protein Rab-26 isoform X2, with translation MSDSYLQNGPTKRQTGEVFDVACKVMLLGDSGVGKTCLLVRFKDGAFLSGSFISTVGIDYKNKVVEVDGSKVKLQIWDTAGQERFRSITHAYYRDSHALLLLYDVTNHASFENIRAWLAEIYEYARQDVIIMLLANKADLTKQRVVSRDQGEKLAKDHNVAFMETSAKTGLNVDLAFMAIARDIKHREANSTTADPQFNIGQYVESQRERPGCCS, from the exons atgtccGACTCTTACCTACAAAATGGACCGACAAAACGTCAAACCGGCGAAGTCTTCGATGTCGCATGCAAG GTGATGTTGCTCGGGGACTCAGGAGTCGGGAAGACATGTTTGCTGGTTCGGTTCAAGGATGGGGCTTTTCTTTCTGGTTCTTTCATATCGACTGTGGGAATAGATTACAAG AATAAAGTAGTGGAGGTTGATGGCTCAAAAGTAAAATTACAG ATCTGGGATACGGCAGGTCAAGAAAGATTTCGTAGTATCACACATGCATATTATAGAGACTCACATG CACTTCTTCTTTTGTATGATGTCACAAACCATGCTTCATTTGAAAATATCAGG GCCTGGTTAGCTGAGATATATGAATATGCAAGACAGGATGTTATCATAATGTTACTTGCAAATAag GCCGATCTTACAAAACAGAGGGTTGTTTCACGAGACCAAGGAGAAAAACTAGCTAag GATCACAATGTAGCGTTCATGGAAACAAGCGCCAAGACGGGACTTAACGTTGATTTGGCATTTATGGCGATCGCACG GGATATCAAACACAGAGAGGCAAACAGCACAACCGCTGACCCACAATTCAACATCGGACAATATGTCGAATCGCAACGTGAAAGACCCGGATGTTGCTCATAG
- the LOC116603694 gene encoding fibrinogen C domain-containing protein 1, translating to MLIGLYKFVILWLVCIQSGQGSTNDEVPSVNRRHSNSGGANNVPAALKSLEGVLKAQLSKLGSILKDGFSHNKNPCKQAYKNCVDVLKCGGKKNGVYTVKPSPMFRAFKVYCDQTTDGGGWTVFQKRQDGSVDFFRAWSEYKRGFGHVSGEFWLGLDKINLLSHQTRNRLRVDLMDWDGTTKYAEYSYFAVAAEKSKYALGLGSYSGTAGDSLSYHRGAPFTTKDQDNDTWPQNCAVHFKGAWWHKSCFNSHLNGPYRQLYNGHAVDWHITWKASLKHSEMKMRPADYSAK from the exons ATGCTTATCGGCCTCTACAAATTCGTGATTTTGTGGCTTGTGTGCATCCAAAGTGGGCAGGGAAGTACAAATGATGAGGTCCCCAGTGTAAACCGGAGACATTCCAACAGCGGCGGGGCAAATAACGTTCCTGCGGCTCTGAAAAGTTTGGAAGGAGTCTTGAAAGCTCAGCTTTCGAAACTCGGCAGCATACTAAAAGATGGCTTTTCACATAACAAGAATCCATGCAAACAAG CGTATAAAAACTGCGTTGATGTCCTGAAGTGTGGCGGAAAGAAGAATGGCGTATACACTGTAAAACCTTCACCAATGTTCCGTGCATTCAAG GTCTACTGTGACCAGACCACAGATGGCGGTGGATGGACCGTGTTCCAGAAGAGACAAGACGGGTCAGTGGACTTCTTTCGGGCGTGGTCTGAGTACAAAAGAGGGTTTGGTCACGTGTCTGGTGAGTTCTGGCTTGGACTCGACAAGatcaacttgctctcacatcaGACCAGGAACAGGCTCCGGGTTGACTTGATGGACTGGGATGGAACCACCAAATACGCCGAGTACAGCTACTTTGCCGTGGCCGCAGAAAAGAGCAAATACGCCCTGGGTCTAGGAAGCTATTCGG GTACTGCCGGTGACTCCCTGTCTTATCATCGCGGGGCACCCTTCACCACAAAGGATCAAGACAACGACACATGGCCTCAAAACTGCGCGGTGCACTTCAAAGGGGCGTGGTGGCATAAGAGCTGTTTTAACTCCCACCTGAATGGCCCTTATCGGCAGCTGTATAACGGGCATGCTGTGGACTGGCATATCACGTGGAAGGCTTCTCTGAAGCACAGTGAGATGAAAATGAGACCCGCCGACTACTCGGCGAAATGA
- the LOC5520124 gene encoding neuropeptide FF receptor 2: MTSDILADAALAALFAVLVAVDIIGNAFVCFVILKHRFGVTLIHTRTAMDYLLANLAASDILLGVFVIPRYIIPGSVNPMGFKGDLLCKFVTGGVFIWVGGAASVFSLILIAAERYSSVVYPHKPNLRISKARLPDVLLSCWIFAFILNSPLFIFMVYDEKSEFCVEEWPSYVLPRAYGILWLLYGGLVPIAAMACLYAQIIRSLWFKHPSLTINSRSNVQKTMALFSRRKATKLCLTVTIIYATCWLPILVLYIVSFHRPELVAYGSFIYKASVALTLLNSGINPFVYALQSQKFLKCIKKALQCKLGNK, encoded by the coding sequence ATGACTAGTGACATCCTCGCTGATGCAGCCCTTGCCGCGCTATTTGCAGTCCTTGTAGCCGTCGACATTATCGGCAACGCATTCGTCTGTTTCGTGATTCTAAAACACCGGTTCGGGGTCACCCTAATACATACCCGAACCGCAATGGACTACCTTCTGGCGAATCTAGCTGCCTCCGATATTTTGCTTGGGGTATTTGTCATTCCCCGGTATATCATCCCCGGGTCCGTAAACCCAATGGGTTTCAAGGGAGATCTTCTGTGTAAGTTTGTCACTGGAGGCGTGTTTATTTGGGTAGGTGGTGCAGCTTCTGTGTTCTCTCTTATTCTTATCGCAGCTGAACGTTACTCCTCTGTGGTATATCCACACAAGCCAAACCTCCGCATTTCCAAAGCTCGTCTTCCGGACGTCTTATTATCATGCTGGATTTTTGCGTTTATTCTGAACTCCCCTCTATTTATCTTCATGGTCTATGACGAAAAGAGTGAGTTCTGTGTGGAAGAATGGCCGTCTTACGTGCTACCACGTGCGTATGGGATCTTGTGGCTGTTATACGGTGGCCTGGTGCCTATAGCTGCCATGGCTTGTCTTTACGCGCAAATCATACGTTCCCTGTGGTTCAAGCATCCGTCTCTTACAATCAATTCTAGATCCAACGTACAGAAAACTATGGCGCTATTCTCAAGGCGTAAGGCGACAAAACTTTGCTTGACCGTCACTATTATCTACGCCACATGTTGGCTTCCAATTCTCGTGCTCTATATTGTATCTTTTCATCGACCTGAGCTTGTTGCTTACGGCTCATTCATTTACAAGGCGTCCGTAGCACTTACACTGCTGAACAGCGGTATCAACCCATTTGTGTATGCCCTTCAAAGTCAGAAGTTCTTAAAGTGCATCAAGAAAGCGTTGCAATGCAAACTGGGAAATAAATGA